In Aquincola tertiaricarbonis, the genomic stretch GGACCGGCTGGTGCCGCTGGCGCGCGAAGGCTTCGACTTGGCGGTGCGGCACACCAGCGCCCCGCCCGACGACCACGTGGCCTGGAAGCTCTGCGATTCGCGCACGCTGCTGGTGGCCAACCAGCGCTACTTGCGCCAGCGCGGCACGCCCGACCATCCCGCGGCGCTGGCCGGCCACGATTGCCTGGCCTACCTGCGCCCCGGCCCCGCCATCTGGCAGTTCGAGCGCGGGCAGAGCGGTGGCCCCGAGCCCGAACGCATCGAGGTGACGGTGAGCGGCCCGCTGCGGGCCAACAACTCGGAACTGCTGCGCGATGCGGTGCTGGACGGCCTGGGCATCGCGCTGGTGCCCGACTTCAGCGCCGCCGCGGCCTTGCGCGCCGGCCGGCTGCGCGAGGTGCTGCCTGGCTGGCGGCCCGTGGGCTTCTTCGGCGATGCGGTGTATGCGATCCGCCCCTGGAGCCCGCAGACCCCACGCGCGGTGAGCGCCGTGGTGGACTGCCTGCGGCAGGCGCTGTCAGGCGGCTTCGCAATGGGCTAGCGCTGGGAGCGGGCGCACAAAACAAAAAGGGAAGCCTGTGGCTTCCCCTTGATTGGCACCTGCAGCCTGGGCACATCGGCTTGGGCTGCAGCACCCGAATATGGAGCGGGAAACGAGGCTCGAACTCGCGACCTCAACCTTGGCAAGGTTGCGCTCTACCAACTGAGCTATTCCCGCGCTGTCTTACTGACTTCTCTTACTCACTCACCAGCTTGGTTACCGGCAAGCCTTGCATTCTAGCCAGAACATCAGCTGTGCTGCAAGCACTTTTTTTGGAGGCGCGATCCGGAGTCGAACCGGACTAGACGGATTTGCAATCCGCAGGCAGCCTTGTAAATCAACCACTTAGCTGCGTGCGACTTCTACGCAACCCACCTTCCCTCTAGAGCCCCACCAGCGCACGGGCCGCCGATGGTGTACTAGCGCAGTCAACTACTAGGCCGGCGTTCTCCGCAAGCGGCTTGTAGGTGGCCTCGCACGGGCCGCATCCACCGGCGCATCTTCCCACGATCACGATGCGTGGGCGCTTTTCCAGGCTGCTTTCTGCGGCAACCCTTGACAGCACCGAAACACGTTTCGCGGCGGTCGTCACGTCCGCCACCTTTTGAATATTCGCCACCACGCAGCGAACGCCTGTGGCTTCGACAAAGCCGGGCGCTTCGCCCGCGAGCATTTCAAGCTCTGAATTACCCAGCACGCCTTGAAAGTCCACAAAGACGGTTCCTTCCACCGAAGCAGATACCGACATGACCAACGACCCGAGTTTCATTACTGAAGCAGCTGAAGAGAAGATTAAGGGAGCACTTAACGCACCAAGAATGTACCTGTTGCTGCAAATCTTTACCGTTGCACCCTGCATGATCGTGCAGGGGCCTGCCATCAGACTGGGGGAGTAAGCGCTTTCACTGACGTAACCGTCTTGACGCTTGCCTGTCGGTGTTGTTTGCAACCCTCAAAACAGCTTGCCGGGCGGTAGGCTCAAGGGGTGAGCCACCCCGCTCCGGCGCGTGCCACTATTCACGAACTCCGGCGCCCACAGCCTCCTTGACACCGGCGCGCATTTCCTTCGGCGCCGCCTTGATGACCCGCTCTTGCCGAGTGGTGCGCATGGCGCGGACCCGCTTCAGCACCTGGGGCATGCTGATGGCGATGCGGCTCTCCGGGTTGCTCTCGTTCCAGCTCTGCAGCTGCTCGCGCGCCTGCTTCACCTTGGCCTGGTCCTGCAGGAAGATGCCGTCCGCCCACAGGCCGGCGATGTCCGCCTCCACGGTCTTGGCCAGCGTGATGCGCTGCTGTGCGGTCTGCATCCGGCGCTGCTCGGCCGCCACCTTGGCCGGCTGGAAGCCGATGGCCTTGCTCACGGCGTCACTGGAAGCCGTTTCCATCACCACCCGACCGCGGGTGTCGCGGTAGGCGCCCGTCTCGGCCATGTCCAGCGCCTTCAGGGCATTGGCCACTGCCACTGGTGCGGCGTTGCTTGCGGCCTCCCCGAGGTTGCCTGCTGCCAGATTGGCCACCGCCTTACCGTAGCTTCGCATCATCGTAAACGCTGGCCCGCCAAGCTCTGCCAGGTCGCTGGCGCCGCCGGTGTTGTCCTTGCGCAGCAAGCCGGTGGACGGGATCAGGTTGCCCATGCCCAGCCGGCCGGAAACGTCAACGGGAATACCGCTCGCAGATATACCGCGCAGGATGAACTGCGCAACCGGCTCGCCGAAGGCCTGTGCCAGCGCCTTGTCCTTCCATGCCTTCACATTGGTGTCGCGGCCCAGGACGTGCTGGCCAAAGGCGTCCAGCAGGTCGTCGGCGTCGTCCATGAAGGGCAGGCCCTGCAGGCCGGAGAACAGCGCCAGCACCGCCAGCGCCATCACCTGCTCGCGCCGCGGCAGGCGGGCCAGGAACTCCAGATAGCCCACGCTGTACTGCTTGAAGGTGAAGAGGGTGCTCCCCACCGCGCCCCGGGCCCAGTTCGGCCG encodes the following:
- a CDS encoding LysR family transcriptional regulator — translated: MNQQDVAGLWAHVHWLGVLADSGSYTGAAARLSVSKAAVSQRIVELERAAGVPLVQRTTRSVRLTPAGQQLVDQTRGAFEQIARGFAGVRDQAATPSGVLRISAPVALGRQHVAPALQAFHRAHPQVRVDLELSDRLVPLAREGFDLAVRHTSAPPDDHVAWKLCDSRTLLVANQRYLRQRGTPDHPAALAGHDCLAYLRPGPAIWQFERGQSGGPEPERIEVTVSGPLRANNSELLRDAVLDGLGIALVPDFSAAAALRAGRLREVLPGWRPVGFFGDAVYAIRPWSPQTPRAVSAVVDCLRQALSGGFAMG